The following proteins come from a genomic window of Candidatus Paceibacterota bacterium:
- a CDS encoding AAA family ATPase, with the protein MTDFNQDLEQNPIRYPLVQATVLKVSSRMPKPTPSMLRKTGTLVTVNPGSKFAASAPKGVGRIFAPDPREEGWSWVSFPDGAKNRYRIGMFGVQGGACDLELAEGEKERFATVNYSGQMIEVPIDGLNIEPGDVVKLERETLRAVGVEPAVPTGSIAFVSQIIDKELAVVDVSGGRRTVFAGKFAGKLVPNGRVVLDSALAIVLENYGLEDDSFELDQATGITWDDICGQEAAKALFLDSMERPMRFPKHYKFFGKKPAAGFLLYGPPGCSKTMFAKAVYTSLVKRCEEKGVSPKGGFILVSGPELLDKYVGVPEATIRHIFARAREFYRRTGIMAVIFIDEAEAILAKRDSGISSDVLKTIVPAFLAQMQGVRESGAIVILATNKPESLDSAAIRPGRIDVKIEIKRPTKVAVREIFLKNFKGVAISSTTSAELLAEVGAISVFSPERRIYEIKKADGTTVDFTLAHIVSGSMIPAIVADAKRLALERELLKPEPTEGLTDADLVGAVDNIARQEFGMDHGDALREFTHDFMDQIANVQKLHQIGV; encoded by the coding sequence ATGACAGACTTCAATCAAGACTTGGAACAAAATCCAATTCGTTACCCTCTGGTTCAGGCGACAGTTCTCAAAGTGAGTTCTCGGATGCCGAAACCGACTCCGAGCATGCTCCGGAAAACTGGGACTCTGGTCACGGTTAATCCCGGCAGTAAGTTTGCCGCTTCAGCCCCGAAAGGGGTTGGCCGGATTTTTGCGCCAGACCCGAGGGAAGAGGGCTGGTCGTGGGTCAGCTTTCCTGACGGTGCCAAAAATCGTTATCGCATCGGTATGTTCGGTGTGCAGGGTGGCGCTTGCGATCTGGAACTCGCCGAAGGCGAAAAAGAGCGGTTTGCGACCGTGAATTACTCGGGTCAGATGATTGAGGTGCCGATCGACGGTCTCAACATCGAACCGGGTGATGTGGTCAAGCTGGAACGCGAAACTCTCCGCGCCGTTGGTGTGGAGCCCGCAGTTCCGACCGGTAGCATCGCTTTCGTCTCCCAGATTATCGACAAGGAATTGGCGGTGGTAGATGTTTCGGGTGGACGCCGGACAGTTTTTGCCGGTAAGTTTGCTGGCAAACTGGTTCCGAATGGCCGAGTCGTACTCGACTCGGCCCTCGCGATCGTGCTCGAAAATTACGGTCTCGAAGACGACTCGTTTGAGCTCGATCAGGCGACCGGCATCACTTGGGACGACATTTGTGGCCAAGAAGCGGCCAAGGCGTTGTTCTTGGACTCGATGGAGAGGCCGATGCGCTTTCCAAAGCATTACAAATTCTTTGGCAAGAAGCCGGCGGCCGGCTTTCTGCTCTACGGCCCTCCGGGTTGTAGCAAGACAATGTTTGCCAAGGCGGTCTACACTTCCTTGGTCAAACGTTGCGAAGAGAAAGGTGTGAGTCCCAAAGGCGGCTTCATCCTGGTTTCTGGTCCGGAGTTGCTCGACAAGTATGTCGGCGTGCCGGAAGCGACCATCCGCCACATCTTTGCGCGAGCCCGCGAGTTCTATCGTCGGACCGGCATCATGGCGGTTATCTTCATCGACGAGGCTGAAGCGATTTTGGCCAAACGCGATTCGGGGATTTCGAGTGATGTCTTGAAGACGATTGTGCCGGCCTTTCTGGCGCAGATGCAAGGCGTGCGGGAATCGGGCGCGATTGTGATTCTGGCGACCAACAAGCCGGAGAGTTTGGATAGTGCGGCAATTCGGCCCGGTCGAATCGATGTGAAAATCGAAATCAAACGGCCCACGAAGGTAGCGGTTCGGGAAATCTTTCTCAAGAACTTTAAGGGTGTGGCGATTTCCTCCACTACCTCGGCTGAATTGTTGGCCGAAGTCGGCGCGATTTCGGTTTTTTCTCCGGAGCGGAGAATCTACGAAATCAAGAAGGCTGACGGTACGACTGTTGACTTCACCTTGGCCCATATTGTGAGTGGGTCTATGATTCCGGCGATTGTCGCCGATGCCAAGCGTCTGGCTTTGGAGCGGGAACTCTTGAAGCCGGAGCCGACCGAAGGTTTGACCGATGCGGATCTGGTCGGAGCCGTCGACAATATCGCACGGCAGGAGTTTGGCATGGACCATGGAGATGCATTGCGGGAGTTCACGCACGACTTCATGGACCAGATTGCCAATGTGCAAAAGCTTCATCAGATCGGTGTCTGA
- a CDS encoding phosphate ABC transporter substrate-binding/OmpA family protein yields the protein MKKSSFAPFIVMVVVMLGIFGAFKILLMVKSHLQKKTSDAKDVKAKITLAYDDWIGYFPVSSGRMKKFLRNEGYLLECQNDGADYQARNKNLRDGKLDFAVMTVDSEILNAAAHDFPATIIMVIDESKGDDAIVAYTNLVQNLDSLKSGVSPRIAYTQGSPSHQLLKTVASHFNVPALKNLDREHRFETKDSQEALRLLQSKKVSMAILWEPNVSKALQIPGVGKIIGTESISRAVVDILVVNREFATKYPERVDLFLKTYFRVLKFYADNPEEFKKDIHDELKVPKEAIQTMLDGVRFVNLSENCQEWFGVSGPGQIAEQGLVDTIGSTVSILLEAGDFKESPLPDKDPYRIINSTFITAIYQNGLRTGFASLDGGVKALDPTAALARSFKVLTPAQWSKLRSVGSIRVDPIIFQTGSSELGVSEKEKLDAAVERLKHYPTFRILIGGHTSLDGDQTANATLSEQRAESVSRYLSITYSIDENRMRTEGFGGKKPLPRAPGESDRAYGYRLPRVEITLMAESY from the coding sequence ATGAAAAAAAGTAGCTTCGCCCCGTTTATCGTTATGGTCGTGGTGATGTTGGGCATCTTCGGCGCGTTCAAAATTCTGCTCATGGTCAAAAGCCATTTGCAGAAGAAAACGAGTGACGCCAAAGATGTCAAAGCCAAGATTACTTTGGCCTACGACGATTGGATCGGGTATTTCCCGGTCAGTTCCGGACGGATGAAAAAGTTCCTTCGCAACGAGGGCTATTTGCTCGAGTGTCAGAACGACGGAGCCGATTACCAAGCGCGGAATAAAAATCTGCGCGATGGCAAATTGGACTTTGCGGTGATGACAGTCGACTCCGAAATCCTGAACGCCGCCGCCCACGATTTTCCGGCGACGATTATCATGGTCATCGACGAATCCAAAGGCGATGACGCAATCGTGGCCTACACCAATTTGGTGCAAAACCTCGACTCGCTGAAAAGTGGGGTCTCGCCACGGATTGCTTACACGCAAGGTTCGCCGAGTCATCAATTGCTAAAAACGGTCGCTTCGCACTTCAATGTGCCGGCTCTGAAAAATCTTGATCGCGAACATCGTTTCGAGACCAAAGATTCTCAAGAAGCCTTGCGCCTGTTGCAGAGCAAAAAAGTTTCGATGGCAATACTCTGGGAGCCGAATGTCTCCAAGGCTCTGCAGATTCCGGGCGTTGGCAAGATTATCGGGACGGAAAGCATCAGCCGGGCCGTAGTCGATATTTTGGTAGTGAACCGCGAGTTTGCCACCAAGTATCCGGAGCGGGTTGACCTGTTCCTCAAAACCTACTTCCGAGTGTTGAAGTTTTATGCCGACAACCCCGAAGAGTTTAAGAAGGACATTCACGACGAACTCAAGGTGCCCAAGGAGGCAATCCAGACCATGCTCGATGGCGTACGCTTTGTAAATCTTAGCGAGAATTGCCAAGAGTGGTTTGGAGTGAGCGGTCCTGGGCAGATTGCTGAGCAAGGCTTGGTTGATACGATTGGTTCGACAGTCTCCATTCTTTTGGAGGCCGGCGACTTCAAGGAGAGTCCCTTACCGGACAAAGATCCTTATCGGATTATCAACAGCACCTTCATTACGGCGATTTACCAAAATGGTTTGCGGACCGGTTTCGCAAGTCTCGATGGGGGAGTCAAAGCTCTCGATCCGACGGCGGCGCTGGCGCGGTCGTTCAAGGTTTTGACTCCGGCGCAGTGGAGCAAGCTTCGATCAGTCGGAAGTATTCGGGTTGACCCGATTATCTTTCAGACCGGCTCTTCTGAGTTAGGAGTTTCCGAGAAAGAAAAGTTGGACGCGGCGGTCGAAAGGCTGAAGCACTATCCGACTTTTCGGATTCTTATCGGCGGACACACCTCGCTTGATGGTGACCAGACTGCCAATGCCACCCTCTCGGAACAGCGGGCCGAATCGGTTTCGAGGTATCTCTCGATTACCTATTCGATTGACGAAAACCGAATGCGGACCGAAGGCTTCGGTGGCAAGAAACCCTTGCCTCGGGCCCCGGGCGAATCTGATCGGGCGTATGGGTATCGTCTGCCACGAGTGGAGATTACGCTCATGGCCGAATCCTACTGA
- a CDS encoding vWA domain-containing protein yields MNKLIKRFGLLFLGVFIISGCGDQPPSQATAAPPNPSRLGDVWIKGVETKGVVLDADLMRRNIYLVFDCSGSMADAKNGEPKIVTAKRAIEAFGRKIPAETSLGLAIFDSNGPSERVPLGVNNRKQFYQTVQSAGAGGATPLSSAVRLGYEQLRKQAVRQLGYGEYHLVIVTDGEANAGFDPGNDVNIILRDSPVVIHTIGFHIGSRHSLNQPGRTVYKEANNPADLEKGLAEVLAESDKF; encoded by the coding sequence ATGAATAAGCTCATCAAGCGCTTCGGTTTACTGTTCCTCGGGGTGTTCATCATCTCGGGCTGTGGCGATCAACCGCCGAGTCAGGCCACGGCCGCTCCGCCCAATCCCAGTCGTCTCGGAGATGTCTGGATCAAGGGAGTGGAGACCAAGGGCGTGGTGCTCGACGCCGATTTGATGCGACGAAACATCTACCTCGTCTTTGATTGCTCCGGCAGTATGGCGGATGCCAAGAACGGCGAGCCGAAGATTGTGACGGCCAAGCGGGCAATTGAAGCCTTTGGTCGGAAAATCCCGGCCGAGACTTCTCTTGGTTTGGCCATCTTCGACTCGAACGGACCCTCCGAAAGAGTGCCCCTGGGGGTTAACAATCGCAAGCAGTTCTACCAAACTGTACAGTCAGCTGGTGCCGGCGGTGCGACTCCGCTCTCGAGTGCGGTTCGCCTCGGCTACGAACAACTGCGCAAGCAAGCGGTTCGGCAACTTGGCTATGGCGAGTACCACTTGGTCATTGTGACCGACGGGGAAGCCAACGCAGGCTTTGATCCGGGAAATGATGTGAACATCATCTTGCGGGATTCACCCGTAGTGATTCACACCATTGGCTTCCACATTGGTAGCCGGCACTCGCTCAATCAACCGGGACGAACGGTTTACAAGGAAGCCAACAATCCGGCGGACCTTGAAAAGGGTTTGGCGGAGGTGTTGGCCGAGTCCGACAAGTTCTAG
- a CDS encoding ABC transporter substrate-binding protein, which translates to MKKYKIKLLAVFVGLLAAFSLSLPAAQYIASPPLTEVVKTKVGPVQEGSVMELPIITWGGDIATIHANGGGVNTAPGSIFAQAGLKFKLVREDVFAKQLEHYISGVTPYLRGTAGMMNQASELTAKDPRTKLVVIYQMTWSSGGDCLVVKSGINTIKDLKGKTVCLQAYSPHVEYLATVLKSAGLQMSDVKIRWVKDLTGTAEAPSEAFKKDPSVDACFVISPDAAALTSNGTVGTGSEGSVKGAKILLRTLASRIIPDVYGVRSDYFEAHKAEVGKFVHALLSAQESLSQLVIGSANRKAEYDKLMTASAKILLDSEQAVADAKGLYGDCEFVGYVGNVKFFATPTEVRKFETLTKEMQDAFLAMGLLTSKVGLSHAGFDYEALKRGLTQTVASETPRFQVSEVAKVIDQRTKQGPLANGSILSLEIYFSPNQNSFNAELYKADYDKAIELAATYGGAILTVEGHADPTQYIDKKLANAPELVLSRLRQSAKNLSLTRAIAVRESLLNYAKSKGVVMDPSQYAVVGHGFEQPKTGIANGEPIRPKTQQEWASNMRVVFNLIPVGDTEMQVFAPAGGAK; encoded by the coding sequence ATGAAAAAATACAAGATAAAGTTGCTCGCAGTTTTTGTGGGCCTTTTGGCGGCGTTCAGTCTAAGTCTCCCCGCGGCCCAGTACATCGCTTCGCCGCCTCTTACCGAGGTGGTCAAGACGAAGGTTGGCCCGGTTCAGGAAGGTTCCGTGATGGAGCTTCCGATTATCACCTGGGGTGGCGACATCGCCACCATCCATGCGAATGGCGGTGGCGTGAATACGGCGCCAGGCAGTATCTTCGCCCAAGCCGGTTTGAAGTTCAAGTTGGTTCGCGAGGATGTTTTCGCCAAGCAGTTGGAGCATTATATTTCCGGCGTGACTCCGTATCTGCGGGGCACAGCAGGAATGATGAATCAGGCTTCCGAATTGACAGCGAAGGACCCGCGCACCAAATTGGTTGTCATCTACCAGATGACCTGGTCATCTGGTGGCGACTGCTTGGTGGTTAAATCCGGCATCAATACAATCAAGGATTTGAAAGGCAAGACCGTCTGCTTGCAGGCCTACAGCCCGCATGTTGAATATCTTGCCACGGTCCTCAAGAGTGCCGGCCTCCAGATGAGCGACGTCAAAATCCGCTGGGTGAAAGACTTGACGGGTACGGCGGAAGCTCCTAGCGAGGCCTTCAAGAAGGATCCCTCTGTGGACGCTTGTTTTGTCATCTCGCCCGATGCGGCGGCTTTGACTTCAAACGGCACCGTCGGCACCGGCTCTGAAGGGTCGGTGAAGGGGGCGAAAATCCTTCTCCGCACCCTTGCCAGCCGAATCATTCCCGATGTTTACGGAGTGAGAAGCGATTACTTCGAGGCTCATAAAGCGGAGGTTGGAAAGTTCGTCCATGCACTTCTGTCGGCTCAGGAAAGTCTCAGTCAGCTCGTAATCGGTAGTGCCAATCGCAAGGCCGAGTATGACAAGTTGATGACGGCTTCGGCGAAAATCTTACTCGACAGCGAGCAGGCGGTTGCTGATGCCAAGGGACTTTACGGCGATTGTGAGTTTGTCGGCTATGTGGGGAACGTGAAGTTCTTTGCGACACCGACGGAAGTTCGTAAGTTTGAGACCTTGACGAAGGAGATGCAGGATGCATTTCTCGCGATGGGTCTTCTGACCAGCAAGGTCGGTCTATCCCATGCCGGGTTTGATTACGAAGCTCTGAAAAGGGGTCTGACTCAAACCGTGGCGAGCGAAACTCCTCGGTTTCAAGTGAGCGAAGTTGCCAAAGTTATTGACCAAAGGACGAAGCAAGGACCCCTGGCCAACGGCTCGATTCTTTCACTCGAAATCTACTTCAGCCCGAACCAGAACAGCTTCAACGCTGAACTGTACAAGGCTGATTATGACAAGGCGATTGAATTGGCAGCTACCTACGGCGGTGCGATTCTCACGGTTGAGGGTCATGCCGACCCGACGCAGTATATCGACAAGAAATTGGCGAATGCGCCGGAGTTGGTTCTGTCGCGTTTGCGGCAGTCGGCCAAGAATCTTTCCTTGACGCGGGCAATCGCGGTTCGGGAAAGCTTGCTCAACTACGCCAAGTCGAAGGGTGTGGTGATGGACCCGTCGCAATATGCGGTGGTTGGTCACGGGTTTGAACAACCCAAGACCGGCATTGCGAATGGCGAACCAATCCGTCCCAAGACTCAACAAGAGTGGGCTTCCAACATGCGGGTGGTGTTCAATCTCATCCCTGTTGGTGACACTGAAATGCAGGTCTTCGCGCCGGCGGGAGGTGCGAAATGA
- a CDS encoding DUF4342 domain-containing protein, whose amino-acid sequence MKKEEIIDAIKVKGGELLQKVKDIIAKGNASKIRIKGEDGKTVASFPINVGLIATIGAPVFVAVGAMAAVINDCTIEVVRKTDDSEKSKKKK is encoded by the coding sequence ATGAAGAAGGAAGAGATCATTGACGCCATCAAAGTTAAAGGTGGCGAACTGCTCCAGAAGGTCAAAGACATCATCGCCAAAGGCAACGCCAGCAAAATCCGCATCAAGGGTGAAGACGGCAAGACCGTTGCCAGCTTCCCCATCAATGTCGGCCTCATCGCCACCATCGGCGCGCCTGTCTTCGTCGCCGTTGGCGCGATGGCCGCGGTCATCAACGACTGCACAATCGAGGTGGTTCGAAAGACGGACGATAGCGAGAAATCCAAGAAAAAAAAGTAG
- a CDS encoding class I SAM-dependent methyltransferase, with the protein MRTMSNKPLELLYSKNWQDYELIDSGNGQKLERFGQTLFVRPDSQAIWPPHLPQDEWQKASATFETGEKDKGGWKYRKQFTKRFKLQYQKLVFWAEPTPFRHLGVFPEQAPHWDFASEQIGKTKQPVKILNLFGYTGLASLATASAGAEVVHVDASKTSIAWAKENQKLSGLEKSIIRWIEDDALKFVRREIKRGNFYDGIIMDPPKFGRGPKGEIWKFEELFPTLLAECAKILKPRPLFFIITSYASEISAVSLGNALKIALRADDSQITSGELTNLESATGRLLSEARFARFQGQN; encoded by the coding sequence ATGAGAACTATGTCAAACAAACCACTGGAACTGCTTTATTCTAAAAATTGGCAAGATTATGAACTGATTGATTCCGGGAACGGCCAAAAGCTTGAGCGTTTCGGCCAAACTCTTTTTGTTCGTCCCGATTCGCAAGCTATCTGGCCTCCCCACTTGCCCCAAGACGAGTGGCAAAAAGCCTCAGCGACTTTTGAAACCGGCGAAAAGGACAAGGGCGGTTGGAAATATCGAAAACAATTTACCAAGCGATTCAAACTGCAATATCAGAAACTCGTTTTTTGGGCTGAGCCGACACCATTCCGGCATCTTGGCGTTTTTCCGGAACAGGCGCCACACTGGGATTTTGCTAGTGAGCAAATCGGTAAAACTAAGCAACCAGTAAAAATTTTAAACCTTTTCGGCTACACCGGATTGGCCAGCCTGGCGACCGCTTCGGCCGGAGCCGAGGTTGTGCATGTTGATGCTTCCAAAACTAGCATCGCCTGGGCCAAGGAAAATCAAAAACTCTCCGGCTTGGAGAAATCGATCATTCGCTGGATTGAGGACGACGCCTTAAAATTCGTCCGCAGAGAAATCAAGCGGGGCAATTTTTATGACGGTATTATCATGGACCCGCCAAAATTTGGCCGAGGACCAAAGGGTGAAATTTGGAAATTCGAGGAACTCTTCCCTACTTTGCTTGCTGAATGTGCCAAAATCTTGAAGCCGAGACCGCTCTTTTTCATTATCACCTCCTACGCTTCCGAAATTTCGGCCGTGAGCCTGGGCAACGCCTTAAAGATCGCGCTCAGAGCCGACGACTCTCAAATAACTTCCGGCGAACTGACCAATCTGGAATCGGCGACCGGCAGATTGCTTTCGGAAGCTCGCTTCGCCCGCTTTCAGGGCCAAAACTAA
- a CDS encoding DUF378 domain-containing protein, with the protein MKGLHMVAFILLIIGGLNWLLVGLFSWDIGVIFGGQAATISKVIYVLVGLAALVEVFSHKGNCKACGTGQAM; encoded by the coding sequence ATGAAAGGATTACACATGGTCGCTTTTATCCTCCTTATCATCGGTGGTCTAAACTGGCTTTTGGTAGGCCTCTTTAGCTGGGATATTGGCGTCATCTTCGGCGGACAGGCAGCAACGATCTCCAAGGTGATTTATGTCCTTGTCGGTCTAGCCGCTTTGGTTGAAGTTTTCAGCCATAAGGGCAATTGCAAGGCTTGCGGTACTGGCCAAGCAATGTAA
- a CDS encoding MFS transporter yields the protein MAKQIIHRYLALVALVGMFGTGIGSATYVLFLKSHGLDLFEVNLVNVAFFTTLFICEIPTGAFADVFGRKPSFIISCFLYALGLGAYAFSQSFWGFVMAEMVLAVGATFSSGAFSAWLVDSLKHHGHAEPLAPIFSKAGAIGRLGSMAGGLIGAVIAEWDLALPWFVGSIGMFIVAGYSLIVLREDYFVKQKLNWREGWQAFIRTVKTSFHYSRNNRAIRFVLIIMALQYVVVMAPNMQWQIFFQNSGVSKSILGMIWVGNLTLCMIGSALAPRLIKKFHGNERKALLASEISIGILITIMGQFGNYGLAIALFLLHELPRGMVVPIKDAYLNNNIESKERATILSFESIAHHFGGAIGLLLSGLLARSAGIPLTWLVFGSFLVIGTTLVAKNGRH from the coding sequence ATGGCTAAACAAATTATCCATCGATATCTAGCATTAGTCGCTTTAGTGGGAATGTTTGGGACCGGCATCGGCTCAGCAACTTACGTCTTATTTCTCAAATCTCATGGTTTGGACTTATTCGAAGTTAACCTAGTCAATGTAGCTTTTTTCACGACCTTATTCATCTGTGAAATCCCAACTGGGGCTTTCGCAGATGTCTTCGGAAGAAAGCCGTCCTTCATCATATCTTGTTTCCTCTATGCTTTAGGGCTAGGCGCCTACGCCTTTTCTCAAAGTTTTTGGGGATTCGTTATGGCAGAAATGGTTCTGGCTGTTGGGGCGACTTTTTCAAGCGGAGCATTCAGTGCTTGGCTAGTTGATAGTCTGAAACACCACGGCCATGCTGAACCGCTTGCACCGATTTTCTCAAAAGCTGGAGCAATCGGCAGACTCGGCAGTATGGCTGGCGGACTGATAGGGGCTGTCATCGCTGAATGGGATTTGGCCTTACCCTGGTTTGTCGGATCAATCGGCATGTTCATAGTTGCCGGCTACAGCTTAATAGTTTTACGCGAAGACTATTTTGTCAAACAAAAACTGAACTGGCGTGAAGGTTGGCAGGCTTTTATTCGAACCGTCAAAACCAGCTTCCACTACAGTCGCAATAACCGGGCAATTAGATTTGTTCTGATTATTATGGCCCTTCAGTATGTGGTTGTAATGGCGCCGAATATGCAGTGGCAAATCTTTTTCCAGAATAGCGGAGTAAGCAAAAGTATTCTGGGAATGATCTGGGTCGGAAACTTGACTCTCTGTATGATCGGATCAGCTTTGGCTCCAAGACTAATAAAAAAATTTCATGGCAACGAGCGAAAAGCTCTGCTTGCTTCTGAAATTTCTATTGGGATTCTGATCACCATTATGGGGCAATTTGGCAACTACGGATTAGCGATTGCTTTGTTCCTGCTCCACGAACTGCCTCGAGGCATGGTTGTGCCCATCAAAGATGCTTACCTGAACAACAACATCGAATCGAAAGAGCGAGCTACAATCCTGTCCTTCGAATCGATTGCCCACCACTTCGGTGGTGCCATCGGCCTACTGTTAAGCGGACTGCTCGCCAGATCGGCTGGTATTCCCCTCACTTGGTTGGTTTTCGGTTCGTTCTTGGTGATCGGCACAACGCTCGTTGCCAAAAATGGCCGGCATTAG
- a CDS encoding TlyA family RNA methyltransferase — protein MSRLDVELVNRGLARSRTIAQTLIEQGAVLLNEQPAEKSSTNISPIDKLEVIADLPYVSRAGVKLEKALDEFELNPSGLVVLDVGSSTGGFTDCLIQNGAIKVYAVDVGTGQLNPELKKNLKVVSIEQTDIRNLASIPEQADLAVIDVSFISLTKVLPAVKKFLKPQAKIIALVKPQFEVGPDIVNKKGVVADVKIREKALQDVIAWTEQNGFVFLKQIESPIHGTDGNTEYLIYLSI, from the coding sequence ATGTCTCGCCTTGATGTCGAATTAGTGAATCGCGGTTTGGCTCGAAGTCGGACTATCGCTCAAACCTTAATTGAACAGGGTGCGGTTTTGCTAAACGAACAGCCGGCCGAAAAATCCAGCACCAACATCTCCCCGATCGATAAACTGGAAGTTATTGCCGATTTGCCATACGTCAGCCGAGCTGGAGTCAAACTGGAAAAAGCCCTGGATGAATTTGAACTAAATCCTAGCGGTTTAGTCGTACTTGATGTTGGCTCTTCAACCGGTGGTTTTACCGATTGCCTAATTCAGAATGGTGCAATCAAAGTCTACGCCGTCGATGTTGGCACCGGCCAACTTAATCCGGAATTAAAGAAAAATCTAAAAGTAGTTTCAATCGAGCAAACCGACATTCGCAATCTGGCTTCCATACCGGAACAGGCAGATTTGGCAGTAATCGATGTCTCTTTTATCTCCCTAACCAAAGTCTTACCGGCCGTCAAAAAATTCTTAAAACCTCAAGCTAAAATTATTGCTTTAGTCAAACCCCAATTTGAAGTCGGGCCGGATATTGTGAATAAAAAGGGTGTAGTCGCCGATGTGAAAATCCGAGAAAAAGCTCTGCAAGATGTAATCGCTTGGACCGAACAAAACGGTTTTGTTTTCTTGAAACAAATCGAGTCCCCGATCCACGGCACCGACGGCAACACGGAGTATCTGATTTATTTATCAATCTAA
- a CDS encoding ATP-binding protein, whose amino-acid sequence MSTATVELSPTSGTRNLSRVAYPLGIGLLRFAEDYRTLPLVIFEQVQNALDVNATKIWIYVDQKKNQIIIRDNGGGTSRENFDRALTSCLVSSKIDVTDKFGRFGQGLISPLGKCKRNTFISKLRGSSDHFVEWEFVTEDIRRQVGEIYIPNRLRRDIRDVEWNTEVRLYETTTDAITRRMSTESLRSGIIERYNVVLLKHKVVVFVDFVDEDGELARGSFSGRAYTGKQLTDEFIDDPACGMSYFRLWLAQADQRGRRRGVVKVGIVNNPYTFALSKMLRQVKDEDWLLPDVAEALSSGVFEGEIVGTKLELHVGREKFIANEALRGFCTAINAWFVGVGSSYYEETVKTQTEERYVRLGIQTLERFQSVIKTEAFAGLLGVIKSFKIGSVGTRHTKPDDTKVLEGEEFTGTAVGGGAGKEKEPSKDPDPVAVPKPPTDEKPEHHPLVVDSPSGGLRVPVKRNSLGLRFNHSLMEGSDDLWQLDAEAGVLHINIRHPHWVACESSDRRLEELQLHILIHALVLQTIPRGDWRDTSRLTLAELIGPFVGLMLAGRKKNSTD is encoded by the coding sequence ATGAGCACTGCAACAGTTGAGCTGTCGCCTACAAGTGGCACTCGCAACCTTAGCCGGGTGGCTTATCCGTTAGGAATTGGACTCCTGCGGTTTGCCGAAGATTATCGGACACTACCGCTCGTCATTTTCGAACAGGTCCAGAACGCTTTGGATGTTAACGCAACCAAAATCTGGATCTATGTCGATCAGAAAAAGAACCAAATCATCATTCGGGATAACGGCGGCGGCACGAGTCGGGAAAACTTCGACAGGGCGCTGACTTCCTGCTTGGTTTCATCCAAGATTGATGTGACCGACAAGTTTGGTCGGTTTGGCCAAGGTCTCATCAGTCCTCTTGGCAAATGCAAACGGAACACCTTCATTTCAAAGTTGAGAGGCAGTTCCGACCATTTTGTCGAGTGGGAATTCGTGACCGAAGACATTCGTCGCCAGGTTGGCGAGATCTATATTCCCAACCGTTTGCGGCGTGATATTCGTGATGTGGAGTGGAACACTGAAGTTCGACTCTACGAAACTACGACTGACGCGATTACGCGCCGGATGTCTACCGAGTCGCTTCGTTCCGGAATTATCGAGCGCTACAATGTCGTGCTGTTGAAGCATAAGGTTGTGGTGTTTGTCGATTTCGTTGACGAAGATGGCGAGCTTGCCAGAGGCAGCTTTTCAGGTCGGGCCTATACCGGCAAACAACTGACCGACGAGTTTATCGATGATCCTGCCTGCGGGATGAGCTACTTTCGGCTCTGGCTTGCTCAAGCTGATCAGCGTGGTCGGCGGCGGGGCGTGGTAAAAGTCGGGATTGTCAACAATCCTTACACATTCGCTCTCTCGAAGATGCTTCGTCAGGTGAAAGATGAGGATTGGCTTCTGCCGGACGTGGCGGAAGCACTGTCCTCCGGAGTTTTCGAGGGCGAAATTGTCGGCACCAAGCTTGAGCTGCATGTCGGCCGGGAGAAGTTCATTGCCAACGAAGCCTTGAGGGGCTTTTGTACGGCAATTAATGCCTGGTTTGTCGGCGTCGGTTCAAGCTACTACGAAGAGACGGTTAAGACTCAAACCGAAGAGCGCTATGTTCGTTTGGGAATTCAAACTCTCGAGCGATTTCAGTCGGTGATTAAGACTGAAGCTTTCGCGGGCCTGCTCGGCGTCATTAAGAGTTTCAAGATTGGCAGTGTTGGTACCAGACACACTAAACCCGATGACACGAAGGTGCTTGAGGGCGAGGAGTTTACTGGTACGGCAGTCGGAGGTGGCGCCGGTAAGGAAAAGGAACCGAGCAAGGATCCTGATCCGGTCGCGGTGCCGAAGCCACCGACAGATGAAAAGCCAGAGCATCATCCGCTCGTGGTCGATTCTCCTAGTGGTGGTCTTCGGGTGCCGGTCAAGCGCAACAGTCTCGGTCTCCGCTTCAATCACAGTTTGATGGAAGGTTCGGATGATCTTTGGCAGTTGGACGCTGAAGCTGGCGTACTCCACATCAATATCCGGCATCCCCATTGGGTGGCCTGTGAATCATCGGATCGCCGGTTGGAAGAACTCCAACTGCATATCCTGATTCACGCTCTCGTCCTGCAAACTATCCCGCGCGGTGATTGGCGGGACACTAGCCGTTTGACCCTTGCCGAACTCATCGGGCCTTTCGTTGGTCTAATGTTGGCAGGTCGCAAGAAAAATTCCACTGATTAA